A section of the Bombus terrestris chromosome 2, iyBomTerr1.2, whole genome shotgun sequence genome encodes:
- the LOC100650069 gene encoding serine-rich adhesin for platelets isoform X3: MSSHIQKSCVGLEATLSDSKKKYGDKVNALLSAWEHVTNFIPGATPEATQSLIEWAHKHTLKLVLRGEWPKLSPATKTHLSVTLQRCASHLVQHPAAPRCTALIALVHNPWTHPALDSILNGQPDSEHEEEFCCSEKGELLTMRLKILCEDRCEDIAVKLAAACVRSLRRSDRLRSLSDSHHVHYMIDVYIVLLYKLKRTQDIFAQLKLMDLSDGLELVQRLSGERPTKYGTARVWRNSIKAAELVAQYLVTAGMVRPVPETGANVLEQILNSWALLHSKLKDVAPTLPGMIRKLIEPAESAQHIYIFCAVLVKHFGDSIKPVVIELYIRALTTDMNELESQKTKSDTEKVRETAKRLSTQFLKLADVVGSNIGIARECVLTAFSLHPTRACYDRIKEIAVACGKTKEDGTSGDNVTGNEKLNHILENNHSNIGLKKIDSNAGEKNGTKVTNTDSSSSLCNSSLFPVSPSLSSSITGITTPTKKNIDFQNGQVTKNFERTDQLLKSLLTLKKGDTTNSASDRCPLHPKRDSLSNGPLGELCFNCGEFIGNDISKSKTPESNNTNSRNVERTLDALILIKGDAVTGSANYDEKSVPNQVLDAEKLGLSPQLCDDLAVVLSSPRYHMLSWVLDWKELKSLCERYLENAEEMRNTNKELKYLNIDYSQFKDWPSEDDTKDIFFGIEKGYEQWVDLPSDGSEQFGSFQPAGNFKRSSTRRSLDDATTTDSDSGSVLRVRRTGRQRKLHRLESSESDYDSTERKPKHFRNRISSISDTDSNTQDSQTDSFGSDGCRLEVKKKSNKSSNKESNKKRSKTSKLTVDSVSHFHMLVNENVRHTNTNEDASGSDVSGNDIITLFSADMDENKRETIKGSTYTATAPLILTERRSDPAVLKSLRMFRPQNSKKSARISQILHKNLLNKSKDNNNLENNTNSITKFAPMLSTLNLNPKIVLTRADEIDNRLIRSKKQQRLSSGDITSELMNIQKNMPFSPNKNALSPYQKQKGNGAAITGKTDLSPTGGRDLNSKSNLGKRKFDILAKVVRDSDILAKNVPGLNSLDMMVPPRMRPTVNVVQLSRNIPQSPNSGSINSGNTPPRPNRTPSVAGNIQLPGTPSSGGHDSGVGMSPAGQTPPPRSSILPDVGEETNQLPDSSPTSSTTTNVSGQLEPDSSPRTVPIRRNQQSQSPKKSPSPCSTVTTTTTTSSVVASTTIASEQLQIVCKPDGTYQLASINPNVVSNQRNVLNLQNIDDGNVGNFSRQNQRAENANANRSTYERLTSAKVTAQSGQNTGLPKFQQAFGKTIYTLSTDTSTGGVTGASSETHVQTASPQKTANLSKAVQTSVPNAQQTNASTGINVQSIANIPNTLQLSTSRQILNIVQSSGNNANVASSPNTNQTLTQLVQSVQNASPGVIYTHKIPVTISTTNPSQLNIIPTISHSNSIPPGRTPVVKLNIIRAPLRQPNITGAIQAVLATPRLQQQQQQQQQQQQQQQQQQQPPPQQQQPTVRTDSLLGSPIEVPNQVSSTTLEQLREFESVLEQVKERSTIQPQSHQTISTAATTTVQTQTTTQQTQATKPQQVSVSALTQQLLMPTQQTTNNDFANNGNTVNFQQDVFSQKVSLTYVNQNAGSVATKTPNSTPVVVVTSYCQPAASPALSVTSQSSSSPCVTPAPTPAPSAGKTPPTPPSSKTVKKTAPKTVKTSATNTSKASPIPKPQQKPQEDEQTAQRIYAILDEYAEQLRNSPDLNNKPAPRRRSNPPTNPSQSSKRKKSNASKTKPGGQQSSELSPSTDDLGRTMGSEDSSSGVVHVQDSPAGFSAPEEPSSNVGNVTDATAEIRNLTNDSNDSVELNVKRRNLIFAEPGSGQSRAVIVQEAVQTGSVSVSEALASVTGKMGSTAVLVPGPNYILPMNLVKGQQFTIVSSGSKLLATVPATVRATGNTGVSNTLVLQSFLNQAGKIISQPGQVKQVKIPTLQTLSSNQTLTTTQNVQGASVVIPHSGNHAQFTSDVSTEKSNIIGDLTMTKSDTVTGGVTVESATNTIVVNKSNSTIGLIQRNLNEPSENQPICGVITSNPNLTLQGARLFNSSIHKLTTPALKSDNVVCITPTATIAHSPEKKSPQESQMHNDKPVSIQTSATIALAFATQSDVSLLNDAQQHQQQQQQQQKDMKEISTEIIPGAKIISPKTVKRKIDDAMGMSENVPKTLITSNSVVCSSNATPLQSNEKIDSMSTITVASKQSGGIDHATQFLVTGGPSSSDSQESAVQQSADGIEVSCKIGNGLLYGNARLQEAWEPEGKVSPDTPWRYVPTSANSLNIEPLNSRYSDNSENVQSVLQIINKGQGIEMASGQIYQTNTKKYFMNHTLEPFQQYSNKSNMMKTPLNPRLDRELLQQKMERKAAAIEREMKLQKSLSEECEDLGVDEPSTSDLFPEADLLFDTNHSPSFDHSSQDASCSQPLGMKSYGGSYFRSLDSSSGSRDASPVADFKLNERRKSSSQRTRSAKDSLKKLKRDKIDDLHLENPSKHLRLTLDNLSQDEASNSNSDISRLSPTNLGSLENDSLKDTGRTKMMSRNGSKEGSPSSVSSIPSNMKLDIDLDSESLPPSINVNNTSAASSGDESLTLLSGNTADVTIPSPLSPIAGPMLSTHKYTYTNKKRIPSKVTRMDYLSWESPMSERMRSSSDEEDSSISESISSQPEDNALSNGLEDSVQSLKSLSNERRCNYLKKKDKLQVNSRVVLNRADHKSSLSKRTKLNESIQDSVMVSSDKASEASDDETSNIALVEPGCRARRSSLRGHVKKGCACCNGSPERPKKKSVKPEHSKLKKRLPSKQAGKKR, translated from the exons ATGTCTTCGCACATCCAAAAGTCGTGCGTG GGGCTTGAAGCGACATTGAGTGACAGCAAAAAGAAGTACGGCGACAAGGTGAATGCACTTCTGTCCGCCTGGGAGCATGTCACCAATTTCATTCCTGGGGCAACGCCAGAGGCCACCCAGTCTCTCATAGAATGGGCTCACAA ACACACGTTGAAATTGGTACTGCGCGGGGAGTGGCCGAAGTTGTCACCCGCGACGAAGACGCACCTCAGTGTAACGTTACAGAGGTGCGCGTCACACCTGGTGCAACACCCCGCTGCACCCAGGTGCACTGCCCTGATAGCTCTGGTGCACAATCCATGGACTCATCCCGCTCTCGACAGCATACTTAACGGCCAACCGGATTCCGAACATGAAGAGG AGTTCTGTTGTTCGGAGAAAGGTGAACTGCTGACAATGAGGCTGAAAATACTTTGCGAGGACCGCTGCGAGGACATAGCGGTAAAACTCGCCGCTGCATGCGTACGTTCTCTACGACGGAGCGATCGGTTGCGCTCACTCTCGGATTCTCATCACGTTCATTACATGATCGACGTCTATATCGTCCTCTTGTATAAATTGAAACGCACGCAAGATATATTCGCTCAA CTAAAATTAATGGACCTCAGCGACGGATTGGAATTGGTCCAACGTCTCAGTGGTGAAAGACCGACAAAGTATGGAACTGCACGCGTTtggagaaattcgataaaagctgcCGAATTGGTTGCACAATATCTCGTTACAGCTGGTATGGTACGCCCTGTGCCGGAAACAGGCGCAAACGTTTTGGAACAAATTCTAAACTCCTGGGCATTGTTGCATTCGAAATTAAAAGACGTAGCACCTACGTTGCCGGGGATGATAAGGAAGTTAATCGAACCCGCTGAGAGTGCTCAGCACATTTATATCTTTTGCGCGGTACTTGTTAAGCAT TTTGGCGATAGCATAAAGCCCGTGGTAATCGAATTGTATATCAGGGCGTTGACCACGGATATGAACGAATTGGAGAGTCAAAAAACAAAATCCGATACGGAGAAGGTTCGCGAGACTGCAAAGCGTCTGAGCACGCAATTCCTCAAGTTAGCCGATGTCGTTGGTAGCAATATCGGTATTGCCCGAGAATGCGTGTTGACAGCATTTTCTCTGCATCCTACCAGGGCTTGTTACGATAGGATCAAGGAAATCGCTGTTGCTTGCGGAAAAACGAAAGAGGATGGAACCTCCGGTGATAACGTCACCGGCAATGAGAAACTAAACCACATCCTTGAGAATAATCATTCTAACATAGGATTAAAAAAGATCGATAGCAATGCCGGAGAAAAGAACGGAACAAAAGTGACGAATACGGATTCGTCTTCGTCTTTATGCAATTCTTCGTTATTTCCAGTGTCGCCGTCGTTGTCCAGTTCGATCACGGGTATAACAACACCAACGAAAAAGAATATCGACTTCCAAAACGGACAAGTAACCAAGAACTTTGAGCGAACGGATCAACTATTAAAGAGCCTTTTAACTCTGAAAAAGGGAGATACGACGAACTCGGCAAGCGACAGGTGTCCTTTGCATCCAAAGAGGGATTCATTATCCAATGGTCCACTCGGAGAGCTTTGCTTCAATTGCGGAGAATTTATTGGGAACGATATCTCGAAGAGTAAGACTCCAGAATCGAACAATACGAACTCTAGAAATGTGGAAAGAACGCTCGATGCTTTAATTCTGATCAAAGGCGACGCTGTCACGGGTTCTGCGAATTACGACGAAAAATCCGTGCCAAATCAAGTGCTAGACGCGGAAAAACTCGGTCTGTCGCCACAGCTTTGCGACGACTTGGCCGTGGTTTTGAGCAGTCCTCGTTACCACATGCTTAGCTGGGTTTTGGATTGGAAGGAGCTGAAAAGTCTGTGCGAGAGATACTTGGAGAATGCCGAGGAAATGAGAAATACCAACAAGGAGCTGAAATACCTCAATATCGATTATTCGCAGTTTAAAGATTGGCCCTCGGAAGATGATACCAAGGATATCTTTTTTGGAATTGAAAAGGGATACGAGCAATGGGTGGATTTACCTTCGGATGGCTCGGAACAGTTTGGTAGCTTCCAGCCTGCTGGTAACTTCAAGAGGTCGTCGACGAGAAGAAGCCTCGATGACGCTACCACTACCGATTCGGATAGCGGAAGTGTATTACGAGTAAGGAGAACAGGGAGACAGAGAAAACTTCATAGATTAGAATCTTCCGAAAGCGACTATGACAGCACGGAACGTAAACCGAAACATTTTAGGAATAGGATCAGTTCGATCTCTGATACTGACAGTAATACGCAAGACAGTCAAACAGACAGCTTTGGCAGCGATGGATGCCGACTGGAGGTAAAGAAAAAGTCGAATAAATCGTCCAATAAGGAGTCGAATAAGAAACGTTCAAAAACTTCAAAATTAACTGTTGATTCCGTCTCGCATTTTCATATGCTTGTTAATGAAAACGTTCGACATACAAACACGAACGAAGACGCGAGCGGTTCCGACGTAAGTGGCAACgatattataactttattttctgCCGATATGGATGAAAACAAACGTGAAACAATAAAAGGTTCGACGTACACAGCAACCGCGCCATTAATACTTACAGAGAGAAGAAGCGACCCAGCGGTACTTAAATCTTTGAGGATGTTCAGGCCGCAAAATTCGAAGAAATCTGCGAGGATTTCTCAGATACTGCACAAGAATCTTCTAAATAAGAGTAAAGACAATAATAACTTAGAGAATAATACGAACAGTATAACGAAATTTGCTCCGATGCTCAGCACGCTCAACCTGAACCCGAAGATTGTATTAACCAGAGCAGACGAGATCGACAACAGACTGATACGATCGAAAAAGCAGCAACGATTGAGTAGCGGTGATATTACGAGCGAACTGATGAACATTCAGAAGAATATGCCATTCTCTCCGAACAAAAACGCATTATCCCCGTATcagaaacaaaaaggaaatgGAGCAGCCATCACTGGTAAAACTGACTTATCTCCTACCGGTGGACGGGACTTAAATTCTAAATCGAATTTGGGCAAAAGAAAGTTTGATATTCTTGCGAAGGTTGTCAGGGATTCGGATATCTTGGCAAAAAATGTACCGGGTCTAAATTCATTGGATATGATGGTACCGCCAAGAATGCGACCCACCGTAAACGTCGTACAACTTTCAAGAAACATTCCACAGAGTCCGAATTCGGGCTCTATCAACAGCGGAAATACTCCCCCGCGGCCAAACAGAACTCCGAGCGTGGCTGGAAACATTCAATTACCCGGTACACCCTCTTCCGGGGGGCACGATAGTGGTGTTGGCATGAGTCCGGCCGGTCAAACCCCTCCTCCGAGATcgtcgattcttcccgatgtcGGTGAAGAAACGAATCAACTACCCGATAGTTCACCAACCTCTTCTACGACCACGAACGTTTCCGGTCAACTCGAGCCTGACTCGAGTCCTAGAACGGTGCCTATTCGGCGAAATCAACAGAGTCAGTCGCCCAAGAAATCTCCGTCTCCTTGTTCCACGGTCACAACTACCACGACGACGAGCTCGGTAGTCGCCTCGACGACCATCGCATCGGAGCAGCTACAAATCGTTTGTAAACCAGACGGTACATACCAGTTGGCCTCTATAAATCCGAACGTAGTGTCTAATCAGAGGAATGTCCTCAATCTGCAGAACATCGACGATGGAAACGTTGGTAATTTTTCGCGGCAAAACCAAAGAGCCGAAAACGCAAACGCGAACAGGAGTACGTACGAGAGATTAACGTCTGCAAAAGTGACGGCGCAGTCTGGACAAAACACCGGTTTGCCCAAATTTCAGCAAGCTTTCGGCAAAACTATATATACGCTTTCCACGGACACGTCGACGGGCGGCGTAACCGGCGCCTCATCGGAAACGCACGTACAGACGGCATCCCCGCAGAAGACGGCAAACCTATCGAAAGCAGTACAAACATCAGTACCTAATGCACAACAAACGAACGCGTCTACAGGCATAAACGTACAGTCCATTGCAAACATTCCAAATACGTTACAATTATCCACTAGCAGGCAAATCTTGAATATCGTCCAAAGCTCTGGAAATAACGCAAACGTAGCGTCTAGTCCGAATACGAATCAAACGTTGACGCAGCTAGTACAAAGCGTTCAGAATGCTTCGCCGGGTGTTATATACACGCACAAAATTCCTGTTACTATATCCACTACAAATCCGAGTCAACTGAACATTATACCGACTATATCGCATTCGAATTCGATACCACCTGGAAGAACACCGGTGGTCAAGTTGAACATTATTCGTGCTCCTTTGAGGCAACCAAACATTACCGGAGCTATTCAAGCAGTTTTGGCCACGCCAAGAttacaacagcaacagcagcagcagcagcaacaacaacagcagcagcaacaacaacaacagccaCCACCACAGCAACAACAACCAACAGTTAGGACAGACAGTTTACTTGGTTCTCCTATAGAGGTACCGAATCAAGTTAGCTCAACCACTTTAGAGCAATTGAGAGAATTCGAAAGCGTCCTGGAGCAAGTGAAAGAGAGGAGTACGATTCAACCACAGTCTCATCAAACGATATCCACCGCAGCCACTACCACCGTACAAACGCAAACTACTACGCAACAAACGCAAGCTACCAAACCACAGCAAGTTTCTGTGAGCGCTCTCACTCAACAGCTTTTGATGCCGACGCAGCAAACCACCAACAACGATTTTGCGAACAACGGCAACACAGTAAATTTTCAACAGGACGTTTTCTCTCAGAAAGTTTCTCTAACTTACGTAAATCAAAACGCAGGCTCCGTTGCCACGAAAACCCCAAATTCGACTCCGGTCGTTGTTGTGACCAGCTACTGTCAACCGGCGGCTTCGCCCGCTCTCAGTGTTACTTCGCAAAGTTCTTCCAGTCCGTGCGTCACCCCGGCTCCGACGCCTGCACCATCCGCTGGGAAAACGCCTCCCACTCCACCTTCGTCGAAAACGGTGAAAAAAACGGCGCCCAAGACGGTGAAAACCAGCGCGACGAACACGTCGAAGGCTTCACCAATACCGAAGCCGCAACAAAAGCCACAGGAAGACGAACAGACCGCTCAAAGAATCTACGCTATATTAGACGAGTATGCAGAGCAATTACGAAATTCTCCTGATCTGAACAATAAACCCGCTCCGAGGAGAAGATCAAATCCACCAACGAATCCGAGTCAATCTTCGAAGAGGAAAAAGTCGAATGCGAGCAAAACGAAACCTGGTGGTCAACAGAGTTCGGAACTTAGCCCGAGTACAGACGATCTCGGAAGAACAATGGGCAGCGAGGATTCTTCGAGCGGCGTTGTTCACGTGCAAGACAGTCCTGCTGGTTTCTCCGCTCCGGAGGAACCATCCAGTAACGTTGGAAACGTGACGGATGCAACTGCCGAAATTAGAAACCTGACGAACGATTCGAACGACAGTGTGGAATTAAACGTTAAAAGACGAAATCTGATTTTCGCGGAACCTGGTTCCGGGCAGTCGAGGGCGGTGATCGTTCAGGAAGCTGTGCAGACTGGTTCCGTGAGCGTCAGCGAAGCTCTAGCTTCGGTAACGGGAAAGATGGGAAGCACAGCTGTCTTGGTCCCTGGACCTAATTACATATTACCGATGAATCTAGTGAAAGGTCAGCAATTCACGATAGTATCCAGCGGATCGAAACTTCTTGCAACGGTGCCCGCGACCGTACGAGCTACTGGAAACACCGGTGTATCGAATACTCTCGTACTTCAATCCTTTTTGAATCAAGCAGGGAAAATAATTTCGCAACCGGGGCAAGTCAAACAAGTTAAAATACCAACGTTGCAGACTCTGTCAAGCAATCAGACTCTGACCACGACGCAAAACGTTCAGGGTGCGTCGGTGGTTATTCCTCATAGTGGAAATCATGCTCAATTTACGAGCGACGTAAGTACAGAGAAGAGTAACATCATCGGTGACTTGACTATGACAAAATCCGACACTGTGACTGGAGGAGTTACCGTTGAATCCGCGACGAACACGATCGTCGTGAACAAGAGCAATTCTACGATCGGTCTGATACAGCGTAACTTGAACGAGCCGTCAGAAAATCAACCGATATGCGGCGTGATCACCAGCAACCCTAATTTAACTCTTCAAGGCGCCAGACTGTTCAACTCCTCTATACACAAACTGACGACGCCGGCGCTTAAGTCTGACAACGTAGTGTGTATAACACCAACAGCTACGATCGCCCATAGTCCAGAAAAGAAGTCACCGCAAGAAAGTCAAATGCATAACGACAAACCTGTCTCCATTCAAACGAGTGCAACGATTGCTCTCGCTTTTGCCACTCAGTCCGATGTTTCCTTGTTGAACGACGCTCAACAacatcagcaacagcaacaacaacaacaaaaggATATGAAGGAAATATCGACGGAAATAATCCCTGGTGCCAAGATCATCTCCCCGAAGACAGTCAAGAGAAAAATCGACGACGCAATGGGTATGTCGGAGAACGTTCCGAAAACCTTGATCACTTCCAACTCTGTCGTTTGTTCGAGCAATGCCACACCGTTACAGAGTAACGAAAAGATTG ACTCTATGTCCACGATAACGGTTGCGAGTAAACAGTCTGGTGGAATCGACCACGCGACGCAGTTCCTGGTAACTGGTGGACCAAGTAGTTCGGATAGTCAAGAATCTGCTGTTCAGCAGTCTGCCGATGGTATCGAGGTATCGTGCAAGATCGGAAACGGCTTACTATATGGAAACGCGCGATTGCAAGAAGCTTGGGAACCAGAGGGTAAAGTGTCGCCCGATACACCTTGGCGATACGTTCCTACGTCAGCGAATTCTTTAAATATCGAACCTTTGAATTCAAGATACTCAGATAATTCAGAGAACGTTCAAAGCGTTCTGCAGATCATCAATAAAGGTCAAGGTATCGAGATGGCGAGTGGACAAATCTATCAAACGAACACGAAAAAGTACTTTATGAATCATACGTTAGAACCATTCCAGCAATACTCGAATAAGAGCAACATGATGAAAACGCCGTTAAATCCTAGATTAGATCGAGAATTGTTACAACAAAAGATGGAGAGGAAAGCAGCCGCGATAGAACGCGAGATGAAGCTACAGAAAAGTTTATCGGAGGAGTGCGAAGACTTGGGCGTGGATGAACCGAGCACCAGTGACTTGTTCCCAGAGGCAGATTTGTTGTTCGATACGAATCATTCGCCATCTTTCGATCATTCTTCTCAGGACGCATCCTGCAGTCAACCGCTGGGTATGAAATCTTACGGTGGTTCCTACTTTCGTTCATTAGATTCGTCAAGCGGTAGCAGAGACGCCAGTCCCGTTGCCGATTTTAAGCTGAACGAACGTAGAAAAAGTAGCAGCCAGCGAACCAGATCCGCGAAAGATTctttgaagaaattgaaaagagACAAGATAGATGATCTACATTTAGAAAATCCGTCGAAACACTTGCGGCTAACCTTGGATAATTTAAGTCAGGACGAAGCATCGAATAGTAATTCTGATATTTCGAGATTATCGCCGACGAATCTGGGATCGTTGGAAAACGATTCGTTGAAGGATACGGGTCGGACAAAAATGATGTCAAGAAATGGTTCGAAGGAAGGTTCGCCAAGTAGCGTATCGAGCATTCCATCAAACATGAAATTGGATATCGACTTGGATTCGGAATCGCTACCCCCAAGCATCAATGTAAATAATACCTCGGCAGCAAGCTCGGGGGACGAAAGCTTAACCTTGCTGAGCGGTAACACCGCCGATGTCACGATACCTTCACCACTCTCGCCGATCGCTGGTCCCATGCTATCGACGCACAAGTATACCTATACCAATAAGAAGCGAATTCCGTCGAAGGTGACGAGGATGGATTACCTTTCTTGGGAGAGTCCAATGTCCGAGAGAATGAGATCGAGCAGCGACGAAGAGGATTCTAGTATAAGCGAGTCGATCAGCAGTCAACCAGAAGACAACGCTCTGAGCAACGGACTCGAGGATAGTGTACAAAGTCTCAAATCTCTGTCGAACGAGCGACGCTGcaattatctaaaaaaaaaggataagttACAGGTGAATTCAAGAGTAGTATTGAATCGAGCGGATCATAAAAGTAGTCTGTCGAAACGTACCAAGCTGAACGAGTCGATTCAAGATTCGGTCATGGTTTCCAGTGATAAGGCCTCTGAGGCCTCGGACGACGAAACGAGCAATATCGCTTTGGTCGAGCCGGGCTGTCGAGCCAGACGATCCAGTTTACGTGGACACGTTAAGAAGGGATGTGCCTGTTGCAACGGATCGCCGGAAAGACCCAAAAAGAAATCGGTCAAGCCCGAACATTCGAAATTAAAGAAGCGACTGCCCTCGAAACAGGCTGGAAAGAAAAGGTAG